TTTCACCCTCATCGTCGCCATTATCTTCAACAGCACCGCCTTCAGAATGGAAGATCGGAGCTTTTTGGTCTTTAGCAAGGTCGATCAATTCTTCAGCTTTGTTAATACCATCACTGACAGGGCGGTTGACCAAATGTTTGCCATCAAAACGTGGCATGTCAACTTTCTTATCAGCGGCGATAATAATACCACTCGCACGTTTGATTTCGTCGGCAGTTAACTTGTGCTTAACACCTTCGGAACCGTTAGTTTCGACTTTGATATCGACACCCATTTTTTCAGCTTGTTCTTTTAGAGCAGCTTCGGCCATGTAAGTATGGGCAATACCAGTTGGACAAGCAGTGACAGCGACGACATAAGGCTTTTGAGCACCAGTATCAGCAGTTTTGGCCGCTTGTGCTTGAGCTTTTTGCTTTTCTTCATCAGCTTTATCTTTTGCTTCTTTTTCTTTCATTGCTTTGTCAAAAAGCTCTTGAACTTCATCAGCAGTTTTAGCGGCTTTTAGGTTTTTAACCAACTCAGGATTGATCAAAAGTGATGATAAAGCGGCTAAAGCTTGTAAGTGAAGATTATCAGCACCATCTGGAGCGGCAATCATAAAGAATAGGTAGGCTGGTTGTCCATCTAATGATTTGTAGTCAATACCCTTGGCACTTTTAGCAAATAGGACAGTAGCACGCTTAACCGCCTTATCACGGGCATGTGGCATGGCAATTCCATCACCGATACCAGTACTAGTTTGCGCCTCACGTTTTAAAATATCGGATTTGTATAGTTCTTTGTCGTCAATGACACCGACTTGATAGTACTTGTCGACCATTTCTTCAATGGCTTCCTCTTTGGTAGTAGCTTTCAAGTCCATAATCATGGCGTCTTTTAATAATAATTGTTTCAAGTCCATTATTAAGAGTCCCCCTCAATTATATTTCTGTGATTGAAATTTCTTTATAAACTTCGTCAATTTTAGCCTTAACAGCAATGTCTTGACTAAACGCAGTTGCTGATCCACAGGCTGCACCCACATGAAGACTTTCGATTGGATCTTTTGTCTCCATAAAAGTACCAGCGAAACCAGCAATCATTGAATCCCCAGCACCAACTGAATTGATTACTGTGCCTTTAGGTGCATTAGCTTTATAAGCCTTATCCTTGGTAACTAACAAAGCACCGTCACCCGCCATAGAAACTAAAGCATGTTTTGCTCCTTTTTCTAAAAGCTTACGAGCATAAGTAATAATTTCCTGTTCGTTATTCAAAGTTACGTTGAATAAATCTGCTAGTTCATGATGGTTAGGCTTAACCACCAATGGGTGAAGTGGCAATGTATCTAAGAGTGCCTGACCAGTAGTATCAATGATAAATTCAGCACCTTGTTTTTGGATCTTTTTAGCAATATCTAAATAAAATCCTGCATCAAGATTTTTGCAAAGGCTTCCGGCCATCACAACGATGTCGCCATCGCCAACGCTATCAAGATTATTCATAAAACTGTCTCTTTCAGTTTGAGTAATCTCAGGACCGGCACCATTTATTTCAGTTTCCTCATTCTGGTCAACTGCATTAATCTTAACGTTAATTCTGGTATCCTCTGAAACTCTAGTAAAAGCAGTCTTTAATTGGTGTTGTGAAAGAAGTTCTTCAAACATAGATCCAGTTGCACCACCGACAAAACCAAGAGCTGTAGAATCAATATCCAGTTCCTTCATAATTCTTGAAACATTGATCCCTTTACCACCAGGAAGTTTAACGTCAGTCTGTGTACGATTGACTTGTCCGGTATTCAAATCTTTCAATTGTAAAACATAATCAATTGAAGGATTGACTGTAATTGTATAAATCAACTATATTGCCTCCGTTACCTTTGTATATTTATTCAAAGAATTAAATTCTTTTTCTGATAATTTACTTGTTACTAATGGAACCTCATCTAAAGTTGCAAAACGACTAAAACTAACTTGCGCAAACTTAGAACTATCAGATAATACATAAGACACGTTGGATTGCTTAATAGCCAGACTCTTAATAGAAGCTTCTTCAGGATCGGGAGTTGTATAACCAGCTTCGATCGAGAAACCATTCGTCCCTAGAAAAGCTCGGTCAAAATGGTATTTTTCAAGAGTTTGAATAATATTTGCACCAACTAAAGCCTTAGTAGATGATTTTAATCTTCCCCCAGGAATAAAAGTGTTCACGTTATAATCAGCCAACATCGAAGCGTTATCGACACTATTGGTAATGACTAACAAGTCTGTATGTTCTATTAAGTAAGGAATCATGAATTGAATAGTTGTCCCTGAGTCTAGGAAGATCACTTCATGATTACGAACCAAATTTGCAGCGGCTTGGCCGATCATTTTCTTTTCATTAATATGTACTGCTGCTTTTTGTGAGAGCGCAGGTTCTTCATGCAAAGAAATAACATTTTGAGCACCACCATGAATCCGCAATAATTTGTGACAATTTTCTAAATCCTGCAGATCACGGCGCAAGGTTGATTCGGAAGCACCAGTTAATGGAATTAAATCATGAAGTTTGACAATATTGTGTATTTTTAATTGTTCTAAAATAATTTGTTGCCTTTCCCCGGTAAGCACTTTCATCACCTCGCAAATGATAGAATACAACCAAATTCATTCAAAATCAATCATAAAATATCAAAAACGGTCAAAAACTTTCAATTGATCTTAACCAATTATTAAAGTATTGGACAATCAATTGTACTTCAAAGTATTATGAAGGTTGTTTTTGTGCTAAAATTTAAAAATGATAATTAAGTTTAGAAAGGGGGATTTTAATGTTTGTAGATAACGTTAAAATCACCGTAAGATCTGGTAAAGGTGGCGACGGTGCAGTTGCTTTTCGTCATGAAAAGTATGTGCCATTAGGTGGACCTTCAGGTGGTGACGGAGGCCGCGGTGGAGATATT
This sequence is a window from Companilactobacillus alimentarius DSM 20249. Protein-coding genes within it:
- the pfkB gene encoding 1-phosphofructokinase, translating into MIYTITVNPSIDYVLQLKDLNTGQVNRTQTDVKLPGGKGINVSRIMKELDIDSTALGFVGGATGSMFEELLSQHQLKTAFTRVSEDTRINVKINAVDQNEETEINGAGPEITQTERDSFMNNLDSVGDGDIVVMAGSLCKNLDAGFYLDIAKKIQKQGAEFIIDTTGQALLDTLPLHPLVVKPNHHELADLFNVTLNNEQEIITYARKLLEKGAKHALVSMAGDGALLVTKDKAYKANAPKGTVINSVGAGDSMIAGFAGTFMETKDPIESLHVGAACGSATAFSQDIAVKAKIDEVYKEISITEI
- a CDS encoding DeoR/GlpR family DNA-binding transcription regulator, coding for MLTGERQQIILEQLKIHNIVKLHDLIPLTGASESTLRRDLQDLENCHKLLRIHGGAQNVISLHEEPALSQKAAVHINEKKMIGQAAANLVRNHEVIFLDSGTTIQFMIPYLIEHTDLLVITNSVDNASMLADYNVNTFIPGGRLKSSTKALVGANIIQTLEKYHFDRAFLGTNGFSIEAGYTTPDPEEASIKSLAIKQSNVSYVLSDSSKFAQVSFSRFATLDEVPLVTSKLSEKEFNSLNKYTKVTEAI